The Oleiphilus messinensis DNA segment ACTCGACCGGCCAATGCGGCTTTGGCAAGGCCTGGACCGATATCATTTGCAACATCGTGAACGGTTACGGAATTTTCGAATTGTCGTTGGCTGCCATCAGGCAAAGTAACTACAGGCATCAGAATGTCCTCTGTTATTCAGTGGTGATCCCTACGAAAGATCACATGATCCATATTGATAAAGGACGGCGATTCTACCAAGTTCCTGATTTCATTTCTATGACATTTCAAAGGGCTTGCTGAATTAACAGACATTAGTCACTATACTGCCTTTCTTGACGCGCAACAAATCACTCTTATAGCCTGACTTCTTTAGCAAACCAGGCATTCTAAAAAGGACAACAACAACGATAAAATGAAAACTATCGCATTCTATAATTTAAAAGGTGGTGTCGGAAAAACCGCAGCAGCGGTCAATATTGCTTACTTGTCTGCCCAGTCGGGCCTGAAAACACTACTGTGGGACTTGGATCCCCAGGGCTCAACCAGCTGGTATTTTGAACACAAACCCCGTTCGAGCTTCAAGTTTTCGAAACTGGTACAGAAAAAAAGCCCGGTTGGAAAAATAATTGAACACACCTCCATCGACAAACTCGATATCATTCCGGCTGATTTATCGATCCGTCACGCGGATGTGCACTTACAGCGACACGGTGAAGATAAAACGGTAAGTGACTGGTTAAAACCGCTCTCGGAAGAATATGCAATGGTTGTCATTGATTGCGCCCCCAATATTTCACGACTTTCAGAGAGTATTTTTGACGCTGTGGATGCGATGTATATTCCGCTCATCCCCACCCACCTTTCAATGCAAACATTTGAGAAAATCATCGAGTTTTTCAAAGATCACGACATGAAGCAGAAAAAACTGCGCCCATTTTTCTCAATGGTTGACCGTCGTAAGTCTTTACACCGTGAATTTTGCCAGAACCCTCCCGTGAAGCTTAAAAAAGTGCTGAGCGGATATATCCCCTACGCAGCGGATATCGAGAGAATGGGAACCGCGAAAGCCCCCATTGGTGCATTTGCACCGCGTTCCGTCGGCGCAATTGCATACAATGAAATGTGGCGAGAGATAAAAGGACAACTGAAACTCTAGTTCGCCCTGGCCCGAATAGCTCCGAATTCATTTCTCCCACCAGCGTCCCGGAACAGATCCGGGCATGCAGGTGGGGATTTATCCAAGCACATCAGGCTTCAGAGGGAGTAAGCTTTTCTTCAGCCTGACCTCGACGTCGATGGAAATACCCGAGAACAAATAAAAATAACAGCGCAGGAATATACATCAATTCTTTTGGCGGCCGACTCAATTGTTGCTGTAGACTTTTAATTTGCCAGTCAAAATCGATGCGAGCCTTCTCCGCTTCACTACCAAAAACCAGATTATCAACAAAAACACCCTGATCCTCGAAGCGCAGTTCCAAGCCCGCATGATACAGTCGCTCCGCCGCATCCCCATCGTCACCGACAGGTAAAATTACGTGCTTGACCACATGCTTGCCGACCAGTGTTTCACCCTCAACAATCATCGTTAGCTTGCTCTGGTCAGGTAACTCATCTATAACATTGAAGATCTCGGAAGCGGGTACATTTTTAAATGGCGGATAAATTTCATCCCACCAAAAGCCAGGGCGGAAGAACGTAAACGCGATCAATAGCAGTGCAATCAATTCCCACCACCTGGTTTTATACATCCAGTAACCTTGGGTCGCAGCAGCAAACACGAGCATCCCCGAAATGGCTCCAAACACAGTCACAATCAACTCAAGGACACTATCAATACCGATCAACAGTAATTGAGTGTTGAAAATGAACATAAAAGGTAGCACGGCAGTACGGATATCATAGGTGAAACCTTGCACCCCGGTCCGTATCGGGTCCGCTCCCGATATCGCAGCGGCAGCGTAGGCGGCAAGCCCGACCGGTGGCGTATCATCCGCCAGAATACCAAAATAGAAAACAAACAAGTGCACTGCTATCAAGGGAACAATAAGCCCGTGCTGCGCACCAAGGGTAACGATCACAGGTGCCATCAACGTTGAGACAACAATATAGTTTGCCGTTGTCGGTAACCCCATCCCCAGAATCAAACTGATGCCTGCGGTGAAGATGAGCATCAACATCATGTTTCCGCCGGAGATGAACTCGACAAACTCAGTCATCACAAGGCCAATCCCGGTGAGTGTAACCGTACCAACCACGATACCCGCTGTCGCTGTTGCAACACCGATTCCAATCATGTTTTGAGCACCTGATACCAGTGCATGAAAACAGTCCCCAAAACCTTCACGAACACGTTCGGCAAGGTTCAATTCACCTCGAAACAGAGCAAACAGGGGGCGCTGTGTGAGGACAATGAAAATCATGCAAATGGTTGCCCAAAAGGCAGATAATGCCGGCGAAAGCTGCTCAACCGCCAACATCCAGACAAGCACAACCACTGGCAGCAGAAAGTGCAACCCGGCTTTTACCGTGGGCCCGACCTCCGGCAAGGATGTGACCTCCTCGTCAGGATCATCCACTTCCAGATCAGGATAGCTGGATGCCAATTTGACCAGCCCGATATAGGCCACCAGAAACGCCGTACTTGCAGCCAGCCAGGTAAAATCACCCGCGACCGTCTTAATCCAGCCGAAACCATAATAGACAATTGCGGTCAGCAGCATCATCCCGATGAATACAGTACTAAATGACAAAAGACGCTGAGCAGCAGTAGGACGATTCTTACGCTGTATCCCCTTCATTTTAAGTTTCAATGCTTCCAGATGAACGATATAAACCAACGCCACATAAGAAATTAACGCTGGTAGAATCGCATGCTTGATAACCTCGAGATAGGAAATACCTACATATTCGACCATCAGGAACGCTGCCGCCCCCATGATCGGTGGAGTAAGTTGTCCATTGGTTGATGCTGCAACTTCAACGGCGCCGGCCTTGGTTGCCGGAAAGCCGACTCGCTTCATCAAGGGGATTGTGAACGTTCCTGTGGTAACGACATTGGCAATTGAAGAACCGGAGATCAAACCACTTAACCCCGAAGACACGACCGCCGCCTTGGCCGGCCCTCCACGCATATGACCCAGTAACGAAAATGCAACCTTTATAAAATAATTTCCAGCCCCTGCTTTTTCAAGCAAGGCACCAAACAGAACAAACAGAAAAACAAAACTGGTGGATACCCCGAGGGCGATCCCGAACACCCCCTCTGTCGATAACCATTGGTGTGACATTGCCTTGGATAAACTTGCACCCTTGTGTGCAATGACTTCCGGCATATGCGGCCCTGCAAAGGTGTACACCAAAAAAACCAGGGCTACAATCATCAACGGTAACCCCAAAGCCCGACGTGTCGCTTCAAGCAACAACACCATTCCGATTACGGCTACAACCACATCCTGGGTAATCGGCGCACCGGCTCGCGTAGCCAGATCATCCTTGAAGACAAGGAGATACATCGCACTCGCAGCAGCAAGTAATGCCAAGCCCCAATCATAGAACGGGATGGCTTTTCCCCGTTGGCTTTTCAGCATGGGGAAAGCAGAGAAGGCAAGAAAAACAGCGAATCCTAAATGAACTGTTTTGGCTTCGTCCTCGGTAAACACACCGAAGTTAAAGCTGAAAGGTAAGGGAGATGCAATCCAGAGTTGGAAGAGAGACCAGCACAACGGGACGATAATCAGTATCGTTGCAGCAATACCGGAAACACCACGCCCTCCAGTCTCCGAGTCGAGTAATTCTTTAATTTTTTCATCGTCTTGGCGTTCAGACATTCCTTTACCTTTCTACTCTAGTTTCGATTAAACGAGCCGGGGCCCACTGAACCGGGCTAACCGAAAACGGGCTTGGATTAAAATCCCGCCCGGCTAACCCAATTCAACCAAGCGTTACATTAAACCCGCTTCTTTGTAGTACTTGGCTGCGCCTGGATGCAATGGTGCAGACAGGCCATCTTTGGTCATCGCTTTCTTATCCAGGTGCTCAAACGCTGGATGTAAGCGCTGGAAGCTGTCAAAGTTTTCGAATACCGCTTTAACGACTTGATAAATGACATCTTCAGGTACGTCGGAAGAACTTACGAACGTTGCTCCCACACCAAAAGTTTTCACGTCATTATCATTACCACGATACATCCCTCCAGGGATAGTTGCTGTGCGGTAGTAAGGATTATCTTTCACCAATTTCTCGGCGGCTTTACCGCTCACTTCCACGATGACACTATCACAGGATGTTGTTGCTTCCTTAATCGCGCCGGATGGGTGCCCTACGGTATAAACCATGGCGTCAATTTTGTTGTCGCACAACGCTTTCGACTGTTCTGATGCTTTAAGCTCCGATGCCAGTTTAAAGACAGAATTATCCCACCCCATTTCGCCCATCAGAACTTCAATCGTGCCACGCTGGCCAGACCCGGGATTACCGATATTGACGCGCTTACCTTTCAGTTGTTCAAACTTAGTTACACCGGAGTCTTTACGGGCAACGACGGTGAACGGCTCAGGATGCAAGGAAAACACTGCTCGCAGTTTCTTGTTTGCACCCGCTTCCTCAAACTTGCTACTGCCATTATAGGCATGGTATTGCCAGTCAGATTGAGCCACGCCCATATCCAACTCACCTTCTTTAATTGCATTGAGGTTATAAATTGACCCACCTGTACTCTCAACGGAACAGCGAATACCGTGCTCCTTTCGGGATTTATTTACAAGGCGACAAATCGCTCCCCCAGCAGGATAGTATACGCCGGTAACGCCCCCGGTTCCGATTGTGATAAAACGCTGTTCCTTGGGGGCAGCCTGCACACCAGCAGCACCGACCAGTGTGATCGACGTAGCCATGACGAATGACGCAATTTTCTTGGTTAGAGCCATTTTAAGCTTCCTTCCTGACCTTTTGTTATGAATGGAAAATAGAAATTTTTATTACAGGTTCCCCCATAATCTAGTCCATTTAAGACGGTAAATAAAGGTGCAAATGTTTTGAACACTAAACTATCGAGGTGTCGAGAGAGGTCTGAAGAGATACCGCCATCCATTCGAAGATTACTATGGCGAGCAACAAAAGAAAACCGGGAGAAATGCAGAAAAACGGATTACCCTGCCCGGAACAGAAAGAATTCCGGGCAAGACAATATTAGCGATACAACTTATATCGGACTTATCAGTAGTGATGTTAATTCAATGCGGCAGCCGCTGCAGCTTCAGCTTGCTTGGCCTTGGCAACCATCTTATCTGGCCGCAACAAGAAACGCGCCAGAGCGGGCAACAACCAGATAGAACCCACCATGTTCCACAAAAACATGAAGAACAACAGAATCCCCATGTCCGCCTGAAACTTGATCGGCGAAAAGATCCAGGTACAAACACCAATCGCGAGCGTAATACCGGTAAAGCTAACCGCCTTGCCTGTTGTCCTCAATGTTTCAAAGTAGGCCTCTTGTAATGGTTTACCCTGCAGCAACATTTGCTCCAGGCGAGTATATATATAGATACCATAATCCACACCAATACCCACCCCCAAGGCTATTACAGGCAAAGTGGCGACTTTGATCCCGATCCCCATTTTTGCCATTAACGCTTCACACAGAACAGAAGTT contains these protein-coding regions:
- a CDS encoding TRAP transporter permease → MSERQDDEKIKELLDSETGGRGVSGIAATILIIVPLCWSLFQLWIASPLPFSFNFGVFTEDEAKTVHLGFAVFLAFSAFPMLKSQRGKAIPFYDWGLALLAAASAMYLLVFKDDLATRAGAPITQDVVVAVIGMVLLLEATRRALGLPLMIVALVFLVYTFAGPHMPEVIAHKGASLSKAMSHQWLSTEGVFGIALGVSTSFVFLFVLFGALLEKAGAGNYFIKVAFSLLGHMRGGPAKAAVVSSGLSGLISGSSIANVVTTGTFTIPLMKRVGFPATKAGAVEVAASTNGQLTPPIMGAAAFLMVEYVGISYLEVIKHAILPALISYVALVYIVHLEALKLKMKGIQRKNRPTAAQRLLSFSTVFIGMMLLTAIVYYGFGWIKTVAGDFTWLAASTAFLVAYIGLVKLASSYPDLEVDDPDEEVTSLPEVGPTVKAGLHFLLPVVVLVWMLAVEQLSPALSAFWATICMIFIVLTQRPLFALFRGELNLAERVREGFGDCFHALVSGAQNMIGIGVATATAGIVVGTVTLTGIGLVMTEFVEFISGGNMMLMLIFTAGISLILGMGLPTTANYIVVSTLMAPVIVTLGAQHGLIVPLIAVHLFVFYFGILADDTPPVGLAAYAAAAISGADPIRTGVQGFTYDIRTAVLPFMFIFNTQLLLIGIDSVLELIVTVFGAISGMLVFAAATQGYWMYKTRWWELIALLLIAFTFFRPGFWWDEIYPPFKNVPASEIFNVIDELPDQSKLTMIVEGETLVGKHVVKHVILPVGDDGDAAERLYHAGLELRFEDQGVFVDNLVFGSEAEKARIDFDWQIKSLQQQLSRPPKELMYIPALLFLFVLGYFHRRRGQAEEKLTPSEA
- a CDS encoding TAXI family TRAP transporter solute-binding subunit, whose product is MALTKKIASFVMATSITLVGAAGVQAAPKEQRFITIGTGGVTGVYYPAGGAICRLVNKSRKEHGIRCSVESTGGSIYNLNAIKEGELDMGVAQSDWQYHAYNGSSKFEEAGANKKLRAVFSLHPEPFTVVARKDSGVTKFEQLKGKRVNIGNPGSGQRGTIEVLMGEMGWDNSVFKLASELKASEQSKALCDNKIDAMVYTVGHPSGAIKEATTSCDSVIVEVSGKAAEKLVKDNPYYRTATIPGGMYRGNDNDVKTFGVGATFVSSSDVPEDVIYQVVKAVFENFDSFQRLHPAFEHLDKKAMTKDGLSAPLHPGAAKYYKEAGLM
- a CDS encoding ParA family protein — translated: MKTIAFYNLKGGVGKTAAAVNIAYLSAQSGLKTLLWDLDPQGSTSWYFEHKPRSSFKFSKLVQKKSPVGKIIEHTSIDKLDIIPADLSIRHADVHLQRHGEDKTVSDWLKPLSEEYAMVVIDCAPNISRLSESIFDAVDAMYIPLIPTHLSMQTFEKIIEFFKDHDMKQKKLRPFFSMVDRRKSLHREFCQNPPVKLKKVLSGYIPYAADIERMGTAKAPIGAFAPRSVGAIAYNEMWREIKGQLKL